A region of Arabidopsis thaliana chromosome 5, partial sequence DNA encodes the following proteins:
- a CDS encoding calcium-binding EF hand family protein (calcium-binding EF hand family protein; FUNCTIONS IN: calcium ion binding; INVOLVED IN: biological_process unknown; LOCATED IN: cellular_component unknown; CONTAINS InterPro DOMAIN/s: Calcium-binding EF-hand (InterPro:IPR002048); BEST Arabidopsis thaliana protein match is: Calcium-binding EF-hand family protein (TAIR:AT4G38810.2); Has 259 Blast hits to 210 proteins in 27 species: Archae - 0; Bacteria - 0; Metazoa - 1; Fungi - 0; Plants - 241; Viruses - 0; Other Eukaryotes - 17 (source: NCBI BLink).) — MSNTAGLTIFDGDLLRSIDLNLPEHQHRVTGAQLLEISESKVSQSLSGLSLPPHLKETAISQVSDGDHVTFRRTMFNKQQASEKLGVFFSTVADALKDTPIVVSILDGTMLKMFLEDEDDFAMLAENLFTDLDEEDKGKLCKSEIRKALVHMGVEMGVPPLSEFPILDDIIKKHDADSDEELGQAQFAELLQQVLQEIADVLHEKPITIVLNVEIFTGSRIRKILADEKTLKCLVEKTILEESNGKESQGWLRTLIIKNGKELGLPPLSSENEQVALLYETIISQLNNKENASTKEEFMDALKDILKKFEELLETTPVFSAINL; from the exons ATGTCGAACACGGCGGGATTAACGATTTTCGACGGTGATCTACTTAGATCCATCGATCTAAACCTACCGGAACACCAACACAGAGTCACCGGAGCTCAACTTCTCGAGATCTCTGAATCAAaagtttctcaatctctctctggTCTCTCACTACCACCACATCTCAAAGAAACAGCGATTTCTCAAGTCTCCGATGGAGATCACGTCACTTTCCGTCGTACGATGTTCAATAAACAACAAGCTTCTGAGAAACTCGGAGTTTTCTTCTCCACCGTCGCCGATGCTCTCAAAG ATACACCAATTGTGGTGTCAATATTGGATGGGACTATGTTGAAGATGTTTTtggaggatgaagatgattttgCAATGTTGGCAGAGAATTTGTTCACTGAtttagatgaagaagataaaggaAAGCTTTGTAAGAGTGAGATACGAAAAGCTCTTGTACATATGGGTGTTGAAATGGGTGTTCCTCCACTCTCag AATTTCCCATATTAGATGATATCATTAAGAAGCATGATGCTGATAGTGATGAAGAGCTTGGACAAGCACAATTTGCAGAACTACTGCAACAAGTTCTACAAGAAATAGCAGATGTCCTTCATGAGAAACCAATAACTATTGTCCTAAACGTTGAGATTTTCACTGGATCAAGGATTCGTAAG ATTCTTGCTGATGAGAAGACACTCAAGTGTCTTGTAGAGAAAACGATTTTGGAAGAGTCGAACGGAAAAGAGAGCCAAGGATGGTTAAGGACGTTGATAATAAAGAATGGGAAAGAGTTAGGATTGCCTCCGTTATCTTCAGAAAACGAACAAGTGGCTCTTCTCTATGAGACCATAATTTCTCAGTTGAATAACAAAGAGAATGCTTCTACAAAAGAGGAGTTTATGGATGCTCTAAAGGATATACTTAAGAAATTTGAGGAGTTGCTCGAAACAACACCGGTGTTTTCTGCTATCAATCTCTAG
- the GME gene encoding GDP-D-mannose 3',5'-epimerase (''GDP-D-mannose 3',5'-epimerase'' (GME); FUNCTIONS IN: NAD or NADH binding, GDP-mannose 3,5-epimerase activity, catalytic activity; INVOLVED IN: L-ascorbic acid biosynthetic process, nucleotide-sugar metabolic process; LOCATED IN: cellular_component unknown; EXPRESSED IN: 25 plant structures; EXPRESSED DURING: 17 growth stages; CONTAINS InterPro DOMAIN/s: NAD-dependent epimerase/dehydratase (InterPro:IPR001509), NAD(P)-binding domain (InterPro:IPR016040); BEST Arabidopsis thaliana protein match is: NAD(P)-binding Rossmann-fold superfamily protein (TAIR:AT3G62830.2); Has 30173 Blast hits to 30172 proteins in 2803 species: Archae - 688; Bacteria - 17773; Metazoa - 351; Fungi - 177; Plants - 999; Viruses - 17; Other Eukaryotes - 10168 (source: NCBI BLink).), translating to MGTTNGTDYGAYTYKELEREQYWPSENLKISITGAGGFIASHIARRLKHEGHYVIASDWKKNEHMTEDMFCDEFHLVDLRVMENCLKVTEGVDHVFNLAADMGGMGFIQSNHSVIMYNNTMISFNMIEAARINGIKRFFYASSACIYPEFKQLETTNVSLKESDAWPAEPQDAYGLEKLATEELCKHYNKDFGIECRIGRFHNIYGPFGTWKGGREKAPAAFCRKAQTSTDRFEMWGDGLQTRSFTFIDECVEGVLRLTKSDFREPVNIGSDEMVSMNEMAEMVLSFEEKKLPIHHIPGPEGVRGRNSDNNLIKEKLGWAPNMRLKEGLRITYFWIKEQIEKEKAKGSDVSLYGSSKVVGTQAPVQLGSLRAADGKE from the exons ATGGGAACTACCAATGGAACAGACTATGGAGCATACACATACAAGGAGCTAGAAAGAGAGCAATATTGGCCATCTGAGAATCTCAAGATATCAATAACAGGAGCTGGAGGTTTCATTGCATCTCACATTGCTCGTCGTTTGAAGCACGAAGGTCATTACGTGATTGCTTCTGACTGGAAAAAGAATGAACACATGACTGAAGACATGTTCTGTGATGAGTTCCATCTTGTTGATCTTAGGGTTATGGAGAATTGTCTCAAAGTTACTGAAGGAGTTGATCATGTTTTTAACTTAGCTGCTGATATGGGTGGTATGGGTTTTATCCAGAGTAATCACTCTGTGATTATGTATAATAATACTATGATTAGTTTCAATATGATTGAGGCTGCTAGGATCAATGGGATTAAGAG GTTCTTTTATGCTTCGAGTGCTTGTATCTATCCAGAGTTTAAGCAGTTGGAGACTACTAATGTGAGCTTGAAGGAGTCAGATGCTTGGCCTGCAGAG CCTCAAGATGCTTATGGTTTGGAGAAGCTTGCTACGGAGGAGTTGTGTAAGCATTACAACAAAGATTTTGGTATTGAGTGTCGAATTGGAAGGTTCCATAACATTTATGGTCCTTTTGGAACATGGAAAG GTGGAAGGGAGAAGGCTCCAGCTGCTTTCTGTAGGAAGGCTCAGACTTCCACTGATAGGTTTGAGATGTGGGGAGATGGGCTTCAGACCCGTTCTTTTACCTTTATCGATGAGTGTGTTGAAGGTGTACTCAG gtTGACAAAATCAGATTTCCGTGAGCCGGTGAACATCGGAAGCGATGAGATGGTGAGCATGAATGAGATGGCTGAGATGGTTCTCAGCTTTGAGGAAAAGAAGCTTCCAATTCACCACATTCCTGGCCCGGAAGGTGTTCGTGGTCGTAACTCAGACAACAATCTGATCAAAGAAAAGCTTGGTTGGGCTCCTAATATGAGATTGAAG GAGGGGCTTAGAATAACCTACTTCTGGATAAAGGAACAGatcgagaaagagaaagcaaaggGAAGCGATGTGTCGCTTTACGGGTCATCAAAGGTGGTTGGAACTCAAGCACCGGTTCAGCTAGGCTCACTCCGCGCGGCTGATGGAAAAGAGTGA